A DNA window from Carassius gibelio isolate Cgi1373 ecotype wild population from Czech Republic chromosome A8, carGib1.2-hapl.c, whole genome shotgun sequence contains the following coding sequences:
- the LOC128018917 gene encoding protein unc-45 homolog B: MGEIADPVQLKEEGNKLFQAGEIDKAIESYTKAVKSCKDKKVLAVIYRNRSACFLKKENYNNAVSDATKAIDVDAADIKALYRRCQALEKLGKLDMAFKDVQRCATLEPKNKTFIETLRRLGAEIQQKLKTTFSTDSRVQNMFDILFSDESDKEKQEKAANNLIVLAREDAGAERIFQNNGVPLLVQLIDTGKPEMILAAIRTLSGMCTGHRARATAIIHTVGINKLCSIMGVDNEEIVLATTNLMQCVYDSLSGGDKRNYGKEEALVLDSSKDLKDILLALLEMITSKKVSGHGRDQALNLLTKNVPRKDKKNTDNSKSLFTIDHGLKKILKVCGQVPDLPDQLPLTENTQLIASVLLNKIYDDLRCDPERDNFRDICDEYIKSKFDPNDMDRNIHAINTLSGLLQGPFDVGNVLAGRQGVMEMMVALCGSEREVDQLVAVEALIHASTKTSKASFFISNGVSLLKEMYKKTKNEKIKIRALVGLCKLGSAGGDDYSMRQFAEGSTEKLAKQCRKWLCNPTLDVRTRKWAVEGLAYLTNDADVKDDFVDDEAALRAMFELAKSKDKTILYAVACTLVNCTNSYDKKEIIPEMVQLAKFSKQHVPEQHPKDKKDFIVRRVKKLLKAGVTSALTVMVKADNSILTDQTKEMLARVFLSLADDVKDRGTIVAQGGGKALIPLALEGTDKGKVKASHALAKIAAVSNPEIAFPGERIYEVVRPLVSLLNTERDGMENFEALLGLTNLAALNDKLRVKILKEKALPEIENYMFEEHDQIRQAATECMCNLVCCKEVQDRYLEDGNDKLKLLVLLCGEDDAQLQRAAAGALAMLTAAQKKLAVKITKVTGQWLEIIQRLCIHDNPEIQHRGLVMVFNMLDADEQLAKKLIECELLEILTYVAKLEDNPKKQDAINAARACLSRAMDTGLIKPFSN, from the exons ATGGGAGAAATCGCAGATCCAGTCCAGTTAAAGGAAGAGGGCAACAAGCTCTTCCAAGCCGGAGAAATCGACAAAGCCATTGAGAGCTACACTAAAGCCGTGAAGTCCTGTAAAGACAAGAAGGTTCTGGCAGTCATCTATAGGAACAGATCAGCCTGTTTCCTGAAAAAG GAAAATTATAACAATGCAGTATCAGATGCCACTAAAG CTATCGATGTGGATGCTGCAGACATCAAGGCTCTTTACAGAAGATGTCAAGCGCTCGAGAAGCTCGGCAAACTGGACATGGCCTTCAAGGACGTCCAGAGATGTGCAACCTTAGAGCCTAAAAACAAGACGTTCATCGAGACCCTCAGAAGACTCGGAGCTGAGATCCAACAGAAG CTGAAAACAACCTTCTCAACAGACTCCAGAGTACAGAACATGTTTGACATCCTATTTTCAGATGAATCAGATAAGGAAAAGCAAGAAAAG GCTGCCAACAACCTGATTGTCCTGGCCAGAGAGGACGCAGGGGCAGAGAGAATATTCCAGAACAACGGTGTGCCTTTACTCGTGCAACTCATTGACACAGGAAAACCTGAGATGATTCTGGCTGCCATACGAACCCTGTCAGGAATGTGCACAGGCCACAGAGCAAGG GCAACTGCCATCATCCACACAGTAGGAATAAACAAACTGTGCAGCATCATGGGTGTAGACAACGAGGAGATCGTCCTGGCCACTACAAACCTGATGCAGTGTGTCTATGACTCCCTGTCTGGAGGAGACAAGAGAAATTATGGAAAAGAAGAGGCCCTTGTACTCG ACTCCAGTAAGGACTTGAAGGATATTCTGCTTGCCCTGTTGGAGATGATCACAAGCAAGAAGGTGTCTGGACACGGCCGAGACCAGGCCCTGAACCTCCTGACCAAGAATGTGCCAAGGAAAGACAAGAAAAACACAGACAACAGCAAATCCCTTTTCACCATTGACCATG GTCTGAAGAAGATTCTGAAGGTCTGCGGTCAGGTTCCAGACCTTCCGGATCAGTTGCCCTTGACGGAAAACACACAGCTGATTGCTAGCGTTCTTCTCAACAAGATCTACGATGACTTGCGATGTGACCCTGAGAGAGATAACTTCAGAGATATCTGTGATGAATACATAAA GAGCAAATTTGACCCCAACGACATGGACAGAAACATCCATGCCATCAATACTCTATCAGGCCTTCTGCAGGGGCCTTTCGACGTGGGTAACGTCCTTGCGGGTCGTCAGGGTGTTATGGAGATGATGGTGGCCCTTTGTGGTTCTGAGCGTGAAGTGGACCAGTTGGTAGCAGTGGAGGCCCTCATTCACGCATCCACCAAAACCAGCAAAGCTTCATTTTTTATCAGCAATGGAGTATCTCTGCTGAAGGAAATGTACAAGAAAACGAAAAATGAGAAGATCAAGATCAGAGCTCTTGTG GGTCTGTGTAAACTGGGATCTGCTGGAGGAGATGATTACAGCATGAGACAATTTGCTGAGGGCTCCACTGAGAAACTGGCAAAACAGTGCAGAAA gTGGCTCTGCAACCCTACACTTGATGTGCGTACCAGGAAATGGGCCGTTGAAGGTTTGGCTTACCTTACCAATGATGCTGATGTAAAAGATGACTTTGTTGATGATGAAGCAGCCTTGAGGGCCATGTTTGAACTTGCCAAG TCAAAAGATAAGACCATCCTATATGCAGTCGCCTGCACCCTGGTCAACTGCACCAACAGCTATGACAAGAAAGAGATCATCCCTGAGATGGTGCAGCTGGCCAAGTTCTCCAAACAACACGTCCCAGAGCAGCACCCGAAG GATAAGAAGGACTTCATTGTAAGGCGAGTGAAGAAGCTACTGAAAGCTGGAGTCACATCAGCTCTCACTGTCATGGTCAAAGCAGACAACTCTATCCTGACTGATCAGACCAAAGAGATGCTTGCAAG AGTGTTTCTTTCCTTGGCAGATGATGTTAAAGATCGTGGCACAATTGTAGCTCAAGGTGGAGGCAAG GCTTTGATCCCATTAGCCCTGGAGGGAACTGACAAAGGAAAAGTAAAGGCCAGCCATGCTCTGGCAAAGATCGCAGCCGTCTCCAACCCTGAAATTGCCTTCCCTGGTGAGAGG ATATATGAAGTTGTGCGACCACTGGTTTCTTTGCTAAACACAGAACGAGATGGTATGGAAAACTTTGAAGCTCTGCTGGGTCTCACAAATCTGGCTGCCTTGAATGACAAACTTCG AGTGAAAATCCTTAAAGAAAAAGCGCTCCCAGAGATTGAGAACTACATGTTTGAGGAACATGATCAAATCAGACAAGCTGCCACAGAGTGCATGTGCAATCTGGTTTGCTGCAAAGAG GTTCAAGACAGATACCTGGAAGACGGCAATGATAAACTCAAGCTTCTTGTCCTGCTCTGCGGTGAAGATGATGCGCAGCTTCAGAGGGCGGCCGCTGGTGCACTGGCTATGCTCACCGCCGCACAGAAGAAACTGGCTGTAAAGATTACTAAAGTG ACTGGGCAGTGGCTTGAGATCATACAGAGATTGTGTATCCATGACAACCCTGAGATTCAACACAGAGGTCTTGTGATGGTGTTTAATATGCTGGACGCTGATGAACAACTAGCCAAGAAGCTCATTGAATGTGAATTGCTGGAGATCCTGACATATGTGGCAAAACTAGAGGACAACCCCAAAAAGCAGGATGCTATTAATGCTGCTCGCGCCTGCCTGTCCAGAGCCATGGATACTGGACTTATCAAACCGTTTTCAAATTAA